In the genome of Sardina pilchardus chromosome 17, fSarPil1.1, whole genome shotgun sequence, the window ACTCCGAGCCTTGAACCATGACAGTCCCATTGTGATAAATATTAAAAGTGAGTTTGCCATTACTGGTgctgtcatcatcatcaactgACACTTGTCTTCCTTTGCTGATGCCACacttttttatgtttttgtatgtgtggcaCAGGGTAGCATGCCAAGCTCCTGGACTTTGTGTAAAGAAAACAAGATCACATTTCACTTTGACTCCTGCAGTCACTTTGTAGTCTGCAGTAAGTGTCTCTGGCATCTCCATCAACTTTTTAAGTTTatattctctcctttcttttatAGATTTTAAATTTTCTGGAAATTGAATTTCAAGAATGTTTGTGGTAGATTGATTTTTCATCTTTGTTGATTGATAGTAAAAGTATGTTGGTCCTTCAAAGTATTGCAGTTCCACTGGTTAAACATCCAAAGACTAGTTTACAGGTTCATTCtcattttgaaatgaaatggaatgaaaggggaaaaaaaagaaaaaaaaatatatatatctatatatcttcATATCTATGAAAATGTTTCCTCTTCTTAATGGGTATTTCTTGCTTTTTTACtgttttcttcagttagcctagcttaCAATTAGCTTAAAGGTGGTTGATTGATTCTTCTTTGAACAATACAATGGCAATGCAATGCATTGCTATGGAGATAGCAGCTGCTAGTGTAGCAGTTCAGTTACACTAGTAGAAAAATCAACTAATTCTTAGTGTTTCCGAAGTTCTTACTTTTGGTTTGCAGTTCTGTTCTGTCTCTGGGTGTTCCCCTACAGTTATCCACCTTTTTCTTCTTTGATTTCTTGCTTTTTCCAAAAGAAAATCAAggctttttttcctgtttttcaggAGCTTGGTTGTTTTGCTACTGCTGTAGAACTCCGGAActtagaactctctctctctctctctctctctctcgcacacataggctacacattcaaacacactcaagCCCCAACTGTAGCCAGCTGTAACTACAAAGTATAAATATAAGTATACtgttttgatcccgtgagggaaatttggcctctgtatttatcccattcCGTGAatcagtgagacacacacagcacacagtgaggtggagCACACATTAACcttgagcagtgagctgcctgccacagGGGCGCACTGGGAGCTGTGAGGGGtcctgctcaagtgtgtgtgtgtgtgtgtgtgtgtgaggggttaggtgccctgctcaagtgtgtgtgtgtgtgtgtgtgtgtgtgtgtgtgtgtgtgtgaggggttaggtgccctgctcaagtgtgtgtgtgtgtgtgtgtgtgtgtgtgtgtgtgtgtgtgtgtgtgtgtgtgtgtgtgtgaggggttaggtgccctgctcaagtgtgtgtgtgtgtgtgtgtgtgtgtgtgtgtgtgtgtgaggggctaggtgccctgctcaagggcactacagctgtggatgtgggcatgggagagcatgTACTCAACCACTCCCCCTGCCCTGCATACTGCGTCTCCTCTATATGTTATTTAaacctgactctctctctttgactctctctctctctctctgtctgtctgtctgtcagtctgtctctcactcactcactcactcactcactctcacacacgcacacacacacacactgtgcacccTACTGATGTTCTGGGTTTTTTTCTGTTATGTTAATAAAAATGCTCTATATGTCATGTCAACAAAGATCTTTTGCAAGGAAAAGGGGCCTGCACATCAGAAAAGAACGTGCTCTGTATTGCCACACCTACAGCAGGGGCCTTGTAACCAAAGGGTTGCcagtttgatccccgaccagtaagaaaaaatgtgggtgggggaagTGGTTAAGCTCTGCTCttgctgaagtgcccttgagcaaggcacctaacccctcactgtttagtgtgtgcttcacctctcacctcactgtgtgtgctgtgtgtgtttcactaattcacggattgggataaatgcagaaaccaaattccttgtatgtatgtatacttgTTTGCCTAGAAACTATGGAGATGAATTTGTGTCAATAATATTTGTAAATGTGCAGAGGGTGATAAGTATTTCTTGATTTACATCACATTCTACGGCTCTATAATGGCTATGGCTACAGCTCCGCCTATTGGACATCTTTCGGTTTTAGCATACAAACCACACGCCAAGAAGTAGTCCTAAAAAGTATTTTAGAAGTAGAGTCAAGCTGGAGGGGAAAacactgttttgttgttgttgttgttgttgttgttgttgtttattattattattattattattattattattattattattattattattattattattttaactaTTAATTAGCAGgataatcttgcactgttgcactgttggacttatttgcactaccaacttgacacacacctcatactggatcacagcaccaatcctcagtacattcatgcacatcttatgtattttactgctcctttagtcatgttgatttgttgatttgctttgtatttttctgtttacattgtattgtatgttgtgtgtggtgtcttaagctgctgggaccttgaatttaccctttgggatcaataaagtatctatccatctatctatctagtgcaCTAGGGTGCTAGCTCCATAGATGGCAGCAATGCAACCTTTTGGATGCCAGCTGCCGTAAAACCCCAACGAAGAAGAAGCTCTTTGCTGCCTGAAAACCGGTTTGCTATTTGTCCTAAATCGAGAACGTACATACATAGCGAGTGCGAGTTATATTATTGTAACTTACATTACATGTAATGGCAGCAGTATATCTGGTACACAGTGTGCCTCTGTTTCACCTTCATTTGCTTCGTGGATGTAAGTGTTTTACTCAGGCGCAAGACGTCTGCCGGGGTCCTGATTACAGCGCAGGCGCGCTCCTGAGTGTGTTCATCACAGTTCATGTGAAACCCTACTGCAATTTGAGGTATTTgagcatattttttttgttttgatttcttATTTATAGTGTGGGTTATTGAGATATTTTGCTCACGAACCGTTTTAAGTGTTCCTTCTACGTTGAACTGTTCAGTTTAGCAACATTTGctgtatttctctctttgtttaccTCTTTGATCAATATGCCCGAAATTATATGCATCGCGTTGGTGTTGCTCCTCTGCATATGTTGTATTATGTTGAAAGACTGTGTATGTGCACTCTTTTCATCCGCATCTGATATACTGatccacacacataaacttgGAGCAATACTTTGACACATAACGTGAACTTTAAGTAGCCTATCCCCAGCTGTCGTGCAACTGCTAAATGCAAGCGATGCTAACTAAATACAGCAAGAGAGGTACCATGCGCATGTGCATGCGATTAAAGCACCTTATGAATGAAACCGTTTAATGATTTAAAAGTACTTGTTTTCATTTGTGAATTAACGCCTGAACGTGTATTCTCTATGTGCTAGTGATCCACCCATATGTATATCTATGGTGATCCACCAAGCTAACAAACTTAGCTAGCTGTCTAGCAAGCTGCGGCTACTTTAAGCTAATTTCGCCCTTAAACTAATAATGTGACAGGATTTGAACAGTTTTGGCGTTCTTAACACTGTCCATGTTTCACAGTACTTGCACGATATCGCAGAGCCATGTCCCTGTACGATGATCTGGGAGTGGGAGCGAGCGACACTAAAACGGAAGGCTGGTCCAAAAACTTCAAATTGCTCCAGTCGCAGCTCAAAGTGAAGAAAGCTGCCCTCACACAGGCCAAGGTATGTGCTTATTATTTGATGTTGTCTGCGCTGTACACTTTATCTTAATACCTTTCCATAGTGTCATATACCATCTATGTACTAAACGTTACTTTCAAGTGGTAGCCTAGTGTCACTGAGATGCTTGCTTGACATTTGGATGGAAAAGACCGAACAAACTGAACAGACTGTTTGGTAGGCAGTGAACTTGTCTGTTTACtgacgtttgtttgtttgtgtatttccaGAGCCAGCGCATGAAGCAGACTACAGTGTTGGCTCCTGTTATTGACCTGAAACGAGGAAGTGCCGGGGATGAGCGACAGATCTTAGACACACCCCCTCGCATCGCCCCAGGACtcaaggtatgtgtctgtgtgtgtttgtgtgattcgTCAAGCGCTTAAAGGAGAAACTCCTTAAACAAAGCGAAAATAATCAGTTTTACCCAGTGTAGCAACTCGTGCTAGGTAAAACCGagtgttttcattttgtctTATACCAacagtacttggtgaccttgagaaacggagatctatgtgaaaggTCGCCGGATGTCTCCTTGAAGACCAATAATGGCAAACAAGACgattgtgtttggtgtgtgtgtgtgtttcaggacgCGGCCCCGAGCAGCTTCTCGTCAGGGGACGTGCTGATCCCGCTGGCGGACGAGTATGACCCCATGTTCCCCAACGACTACGAGAAGGTGGTGAAGCGGCACCGCGAGGAGCGCCAGCGGCAGAGGGAGCAGGAGCGGCAGAAGGAGATCGAGGAGCGGGAAAAGTACGCCTGCGCCTCACGCCTccatgctgtctgtctgtctgtgtgtctgtctgtctacattcctgtctgtctgtctgtctgtctgtgtgtctgtctgtctacattcctgtctgtctgtctgtctgtcggtctgcatgcctgtctctgtatgtctatctgtctacatgcctttctgtctgtctgtctgtctgtttgtctatctgtctgtctgtctgtctgtcggtctgcaTGCCTGTCTCTGTCTACATGcctttctgtgtctgtttgtctatctgtctacatgcctgtctgtctgtcagcatgcctgtctgtctgtctgtctgtctgtctgtctacatgcCTGTCTGCCTACATGTCATGTGTATTGTCTACAGTGCATGTGTTACATTTAGAAAACGTCTTGATTTTCATTAAAagcccaagacacacacagacagacacacacacgcaatttaAATCAGGTCTTATGCAGGTCACCACCCCACTGCTCAGCTCTGCCAGCAAATATCACTGGATTCCAACAGAAATGTTAGCAGAGTACCCGCACAGTCTTAACAGTATTGGACAAAGTTTTCCATTTAAATGAAGGCACAATATTATATATTGAAGGCACAGGCACGTCTGAAATGTCAGGTGGAAAGATAGGGATGTCACAGGTTGGATAATCAAATATTAAAAATGTGTAAATTAGCACAACAGCATCTTCTCTTCTAATGTTGTGAATgttatagtatgtgtgtgtattgtgtgttagTATATGTGTGCTccctgtgtgtacatgtgctttatgtgagaccgacacagacacacacacacacacacacacacacacacacacactcacacctcataCTGTCTCTGTCCTCCcgcaggaagaggaaggagcGCCATGAAGGCAGCGCTCCCAGTGGCTTCTCCCGCTTCCCAACAGAGGGCGAGTccgacgaggaggacgagttcgacaaggagaagaggaagaggggtgaGTCTCACTtgatgacgagagagagagagagaaaatccaaACGTTTTCTCTTGGCTTGTCAGTAGATCATGGAATGGCCGCGTGTGTAGAAGGGGAAATTAACAAAATAGAAATTGATAAGGTAGGAAAGAAAAGGATCGAGAAGTACTGAAACTCTCACCTCTGGGATGCGTTTTCCCAAAACTATAGTTGCTAACGAAGTttatgcaatgcaatttcccattgccaaccaactaagttgctaacaggttagcaacgaTGGTTTTGGGGAACTCACCCCTGGACTGCAGTCTCTGCTACTGGACAAGAGTTTTACTGAATTCATGGAGTCAGGTTGTAGCCGTATATGGGTCTACCTcgtttatatgtgtgttttctAAACCTGTCATCATGAAAATTCTAAGAAAAGATTCCGTTACGCAACAATTtaaggttctaaaattccatgTTGACATTCTAGAGTGTTCCAAAGGTGTTCCAAAGTGTGATCCAAAGTATTGACCAACACTACAACTGTGGCTGTCTATTGTGCTttgtctaaaaaaaaagaaattaataAGCAAATTCTCCTCTGCAGCCATAGGAGGAGCAGCTATTGCCCCACCTACGTCTTTGGTTGAAAGAGACTGTGAGTACATATCTACCTATAAATTACAAGAacgtctgtctatctgtctgtctgtgtgtttgttatttgcATATCTGTAGAACCGTTTGTCCGATTAATATCAAACTTGGCAGGTATTTTTTTACGGGCACGAGTAAGTGCAGAGCCAAGTTTGTTTGGGTAAGGCATGCAAAAGATATCGTTAAAAAGTAGATGTTTGAACAGGCACTACACTCATCTTATTTAGTTTaaggtcttttgtgtgtgtggatggggcatttgtgttcatgtgtgaacTTGAGTGAACACTGGAGGCCGCTATTGCTCCACGGATTGGCTACATTAAGTGGCGTGACGCCGACGTACAGCATATGCGAATTGTAAACCCTCTACTCTAGACATGCCTATTAATCGTCTTCCTCATAACTAACTGTACTGATCTAAAATACAtgcaaaaaaaacagtgaacCAATTGTGTGTAATTTGactgaaattgtttttttttaaatgaatattgtaagaaaaaaaaggatTAATATAATTTGTCGTCTGTATTTTCTCTCATGTCTGGATGTCTTGGTTGCCATGGCAGCGGTTTCATTTTCATATGAAGATGAAGGTCGGGGGTCGCGAGGATCCAAGGCTGCGATCCCGCCTCCCATGTACGAAGATTCTGAACGACCTCGCTCTCCCCCTGGCCCTACCAACTCGTTCCTTGCCAAcatggggtgagtgtgtgtgtgtgtgtgtttgtgtttcctctaCATAGTTATAAGAGTTACCCCTGATAAGTGTATGTGTTACTTCTCTTGTGTGCTCATCTGTACACATGTCTAAATCAGGAAATAGGaacgtgcgtgcgagcgtgcgtgcatgtgtgcgtgtgtgtgtgtattcatttgtatgtgtgtgtgtctgtctggggtgtgttgtatgtgttcatgggtgcatctgtgtgtgtctttgtgtctatcgtgggggggctgtgtgtgtgtgtgttgacactaTAGTCTGATCAACTTTACTCATACACTGCTCagtaattattgtattgtttttgtttgtatgtcgctttggacaaaggcgtctgctaa includes:
- the rbm17 gene encoding splicing factor 45 isoform X2, which codes for MSLYDDLGVGASDTKTEGWSKNFKLLQSQLKVKKAALTQAKSQRMKQTTVLAPVIDLKRGSAGDERQILDTPPRIAPGLKDAAPSSFSSGDVLIPLADEYDPMFPNDYEKVVKRHREERQRQREQERQKEIEEREKKRKERHEGSAPSGFSRFPTEGESDEEDEFDKEKRKRAIGGAAIAPPTSLVERDSVSFSYEDEGRGSRGSKAAIPPPMYEDSERPRSPPGPTNSFLANMGGTVAHKIMQKYGFREGQGLGKHEQGLSTALSVEKTSKRGGKIIIGETTEKGSGQAAADPPGWMLGAAAEAQKKTAAAAAAAAGVGAGPGSGSEPNPLTEILKCPTKVVILRNMVGRGEVDDDLEAETKEECEKYGKVTKCVIFEIAQVTDDEAVRIFLEFERVESAIKAVVDLNGRYFGGRVVKACFYNLDKFRVLDLGEAV
- the rbm17 gene encoding splicing factor 45 isoform X1; protein product: MSLYDDLGVGASDTKTEGWSKNFKLLQSQLKVKKAALTQAKSQRMKQTTVLAPVIDLKRGSAGDERQILDTPPRIAPGLKDAAPSSFSSGDVLIPLADEYDPMFPNDYEKVVKRHREERQRQREQERQKEIEEREKKRKERHEGSAPSGFSRFPTEGESDEEDEFDKEKRKRAIGGAAIAPPTSLVERDSAVSFSYEDEGRGSRGSKAAIPPPMYEDSERPRSPPGPTNSFLANMGGTVAHKIMQKYGFREGQGLGKHEQGLSTALSVEKTSKRGGKIIIGETTEKGSGQAAADPPGWMLGAAAEAQKKTAAAAAAAAGVGAGPGSGSEPNPLTEILKCPTKVVILRNMVGRGEVDDDLEAETKEECEKYGKVTKCVIFEIAQVTDDEAVRIFLEFERVESAIKAVVDLNGRYFGGRVVKACFYNLDKFRVLDLGEAV